The genomic segment CGCTGGTTTTATTGATTTGGCCACTCGGCATTGGCGCTTTCGTAATCATATTTGGCGATGCATAGGCAGGCGCGAGGGAGGCAGTGCGCTGGCAACGGCGCGAATCTATCCATGAATTCCATCACACCCGTCATCCTGTGCGGAGGCAGCGGCACGCGCCTTTGGCCCCGCAGCCGCAAGGCCGCGCCCAAACCGTTCCTGCCGCTGGTGGGCGACGTAAGCCTGTTTCAGGCAGCGCTGGCCCGCACGTCGGACCCGGCGCATTTCGCCGCGCCGCTGATCGTGGCCGGCTCCATGCATCTCGATTTGATCGAAGCGCAATTGCCGCAGGGCGGCGGCGCGCGGCTGGTGGTGGAACCGGCGGCGAAGAACACTGCCCCTGCCATTGCCCTTGCCGCGCAATTGCTGCCGGAAGATGCAATTATGCTGGTGTGCCCCAGCGATCACCATATCGCTGATGAAGCGGCCTTTGTCGCCGCTGCCCTGCAGGCGGCCAGCCTTGCGGCGGAAGGCTGGCTGGTGGCCTTCGGCATTGCGCCCACCCGGCCTGAAACCGGCTATGGCTATATCCGGCAGGGCGAGGCGCTTGCGGGCGGCTATCGTATCGAACGTTTCGTGGAAAAGCCGGATCTGGAACGCGCACAGGCCTATCTGGCCGAAGGCACCTATTGCTGG from the Erythrobacter sp. SG61-1L genome contains:
- a CDS encoding sugar phosphate nucleotidyltransferase produces the protein MNSITPVILCGGSGTRLWPRSRKAAPKPFLPLVGDVSLFQAALARTSDPAHFAAPLIVAGSMHLDLIEAQLPQGGGARLVVEPAAKNTAPAIALAAQLLPEDAIMLVCPSDHHIADEAAFVAAALQAASLAAEGWLVAFGIAPTRPETGYGYIRQGEALAGGYRIERFVEKPDLERAQAYLAEGTYCWNGGIFAFRAGTYLEELARHRPDMAAAVREAVKQGSSDGARFHPAEVPFAAIAGDSVDYAVMELTDRAAMVGADMGWSDIGNWQSLREARADEADEAGNIARGPAELLDCRDVMVDSDGPRVSVVGLDDVIVVIDRGEVLVTSSRGAANVGKLKGPSAQ